The following are from one region of the Cytobacillus firmus genome:
- a CDS encoding ribonucleoside-diphosphate reductase subunit alpha, translating to MVQTIQPIKILEELKTEFPQLGFEQMLKRYEEMSQLGGEAMYDQLILDCLSFISIEEPDWTYAASRLLLKKLYIESGKNRECGPDDCYTHFYTLIERLTSLGIYEQDLLDVYSKDEINELSHFIKKENDRLFTYLGLKMLADRYLARDKQRKLYELPQERFMIISMVLMKKELKDKRLKLVKEAYWAMSGLYMTVATPTLANAGKNWGQLSSCFIETVDDSLDSIYDSNTDIASLSKSGGGIGVYLGKIRSRGSDIKGFKGASSGVIPWMKQLNNTAVSVDQLGQRQGAISVYLDVWHKDIFSFLDAKLNNGDERQRTHDLFTGVCIPDLFMEKVESRGYWYLFDPHEVRKVMGFSLEDFFDEGEGEGSFRQKYKECIDNPNLSREKVSAIEIMKSIMRSQLETGTPFMFYRDEVNRKNANSHCGMIYCTNLCTEIVQNQSVTKRVEEYTRNGRIIIEKQPGDFVVCNLSSINLARALSEGILERLVPIQVRMLDNVIDINRIPVPQGQITNQKYRAIGLGTFGWHHLLALKKITWESEEAEEFANNLYEQIAFLAIKSSMNLAKEKGSYTAFKGSDWETGAYFEKRGYMGAKTEMDWTGLSREVKEFGVRNAYMMAVAPNASTALIAGSTPSIDPIFNKQYSEEKKDYRIPVTAPDINSETIWYYKSAYHINQEWSLRQNANRQKHIDQAISFNFYIPNHIKAIDLLNLHLSAWKNKLKTTYYIRSTSSEVEDCESCSS from the coding sequence ATGGTCCAAACTATACAGCCGATTAAAATTTTAGAAGAACTTAAGACTGAATTCCCACAGCTTGGCTTTGAACAAATGTTAAAAAGGTATGAAGAAATGAGTCAGCTGGGAGGAGAGGCCATGTATGACCAGCTAATACTGGATTGTTTATCATTTATCAGCATTGAAGAGCCTGATTGGACGTATGCCGCTTCACGTCTGCTTCTTAAAAAGCTCTATATCGAGTCCGGAAAAAACAGAGAATGCGGGCCGGATGACTGCTACACACATTTTTATACGCTAATTGAACGTCTGACCTCTTTAGGAATTTATGAACAAGATTTATTAGATGTGTATTCAAAGGATGAGATAAATGAGCTGTCCCATTTTATTAAAAAAGAAAATGACCGTTTATTTACATATTTGGGGCTGAAGATGCTGGCAGATCGGTATCTGGCCAGGGACAAACAGAGAAAACTCTATGAGCTTCCACAGGAGCGGTTCATGATCATCAGTATGGTTCTGATGAAAAAGGAGCTAAAGGATAAGCGTCTTAAGCTTGTTAAAGAAGCTTACTGGGCAATGAGCGGATTGTATATGACTGTTGCAACTCCAACACTCGCTAATGCCGGGAAAAATTGGGGTCAGCTTTCAAGCTGTTTCATTGAAACCGTTGATGACAGTCTTGATTCCATTTATGACAGTAATACTGATATTGCATCTCTTTCCAAAAGCGGTGGAGGAATTGGAGTATATTTAGGGAAAATCCGCAGCAGAGGCAGTGATATTAAAGGATTTAAGGGGGCATCTTCAGGCGTGATTCCCTGGATGAAACAGCTGAATAACACAGCGGTCAGTGTTGACCAGCTTGGACAAAGGCAGGGTGCTATAAGTGTCTATCTGGATGTCTGGCATAAAGATATCTTCTCGTTTCTTGATGCAAAGCTTAATAATGGAGATGAAAGGCAGCGAACACATGATTTATTCACAGGTGTCTGCATTCCTGATTTATTTATGGAAAAAGTGGAAAGCCGCGGGTATTGGTATTTATTTGATCCCCATGAAGTCCGCAAGGTAATGGGCTTTTCACTGGAGGATTTTTTTGACGAAGGAGAGGGCGAAGGTTCTTTCCGCCAGAAATATAAAGAATGCATTGATAACCCGAATCTATCAAGGGAAAAAGTATCTGCTATTGAGATTATGAAATCCATCATGAGAAGTCAGCTTGAAACCGGGACACCATTCATGTTCTACCGGGATGAGGTTAATCGGAAAAATGCCAATTCGCATTGCGGAATGATTTATTGTACCAACCTTTGCACTGAAATCGTACAAAACCAAAGTGTTACTAAGAGGGTTGAAGAATATACAAGAAATGGGAGAATTATTATCGAAAAACAGCCGGGAGACTTCGTTGTTTGCAATCTTTCATCCATCAATCTTGCACGGGCCTTAAGTGAAGGAATTCTTGAAAGGCTTGTGCCTATTCAGGTGCGAATGCTTGATAACGTTATTGATATAAATAGAATTCCTGTTCCTCAGGGGCAGATCACAAATCAAAAGTACCGTGCGATCGGATTGGGGACTTTTGGCTGGCACCACCTTCTTGCACTGAAAAAAATCACTTGGGAAAGCGAAGAAGCAGAAGAATTCGCTAACAATCTATATGAACAAATTGCTTTTTTAGCGATAAAAAGTTCTATGAATCTGGCAAAAGAAAAAGGAAGCTATACAGCCTTTAAAGGCTCTGATTGGGAAACGGGTGCCTACTTTGAAAAGCGGGGATATATGGGGGCAAAGACAGAAATGGACTGGACAGGATTGAGCAGGGAGGTAAAGGAATTCGGCGTCCGAAACGCCTATATGATGGCGGTTGCCCCTAATGCATCTACTGCATTAATTGCAGGAAGCACACCGAGTATTGATCCTATATTTAACAAGCAGTATTCCGAAGAGAAAAAAGATTATCGAATCCCTGTTACAGCTCCTGATATTAACAGTGAGACCATCTGGTACTACAAATCTGCCTATCATATTAACCAGGAGTGGAGCCTCAGGCAGAATGCTAACAGACAAAAGCATATAGATCAGGCTATTTCATTTAATTTCTATATACCTAACCATATTAAAGCTATCGATCTTTTAAATCTGCATCTTTCAGCATGGAAGAATAAATTAAAAACAACTTACTATATCCGTTCAACTTCATCAGAGGTTGAAGACTGCGAATCTTGCTCAAGCTAA